In the genome of Salinispirillum sp. LH 10-3-1, one region contains:
- a CDS encoding carboxylate--amine ligase has translation MKNDPNKGYIALLGWSLNAIEAAENFDRRYVVVAPDWALDYCEKHDIPYVPWNFERLNDRSMEIAETLKEMGVNVAIPLFEETVEWAGAINAVLLNNPRLLGQSMLMRDKSLMKRRAQLGGIRVGIFEEAHDREDVIRFLKRVNQTLLKLDGDPNDPIHFKAFDKAGCLGHRVIRTPDDVDGIPDDEFPSLMESHLDGWEFAVEAWIHDGKIQFLNISEYVTLGYSVFVPASPELEKYRAQITGEIEKLIKTFDIEFGMIHPEYFVTSDGTMYFGEVAYRPPGFKVFELLERVYKGFNAYQATMLVFDPKSTPEEVAAYFPDELADAKQHAGCFGVYPRRRVVSKLEIPEETEDHPYFESHELTTPMEEIVTKRTAFGTHWGLIYFAGEDPDEMKRLLKHQEDLDFYI, from the coding sequence ATGAAGAACGATCCAAACAAGGGTTACATCGCGCTATTAGGTTGGAGTTTAAATGCCATTGAAGCGGCTGAAAATTTTGACCGTCGCTACGTCGTTGTCGCGCCAGACTGGGCGCTAGACTACTGCGAAAAACACGACATTCCATACGTTCCTTGGAACTTTGAGCGTTTGAATGACCGATCGATGGAAATTGCCGAAACGCTGAAAGAAATGGGCGTCAATGTCGCTATTCCATTGTTCGAAGAGACGGTCGAATGGGCCGGTGCCATCAACGCGGTGCTGTTGAATAACCCAAGGCTGCTGGGCCAAAGCATGTTAATGCGTGATAAGTCGCTGATGAAGCGCCGCGCTCAGTTGGGTGGTATACGCGTGGGTATTTTTGAGGAAGCGCACGATCGCGAAGACGTGATTCGCTTTCTGAAGCGGGTTAATCAAACCTTGCTAAAACTGGACGGTGATCCGAACGATCCGATTCACTTCAAGGCTTTCGACAAAGCCGGTTGCTTGGGGCACCGGGTGATCCGCACGCCGGATGACGTCGATGGTATTCCAGATGATGAGTTTCCCTCGCTCATGGAGTCGCATCTCGATGGATGGGAGTTCGCGGTAGAAGCCTGGATTCACGACGGCAAAATTCAGTTTCTGAACATTTCTGAATACGTCACCTTGGGTTACTCGGTGTTTGTACCGGCATCACCCGAGTTGGAGAAATATCGCGCGCAAATTACCGGCGAGATCGAGAAACTGATCAAAACCTTCGACATCGAATTCGGCATGATTCACCCGGAATACTTTGTGACCAGCGACGGCACCATGTATTTTGGTGAAGTAGCGTATCGTCCGCCCGGCTTTAAGGTGTTTGAATTGCTGGAAAGGGTTTACAAGGGCTTCAATGCCTACCAAGCGACCATGCTGGTGTTTGACCCCAAATCGACGCCAGAAGAAGTCGCGGCTTATTTTCCGGATGAATTAGCGGATGCTAAACAGCACGCCGGATGTTTCGGTGTGTATCCGCGCCGACGAGTGGTCAGCAAGCTGGAAATACCAGAAGAAACGGAAGACCACCCGTATTTTGAATCACACGAACTGACAACACCCATGGAAGAAATTGTCACCAAGCGCACCGCGTTTGGCACCCATTGGGGGTTAATATATTTCGCCGGTGAAGATCCGGATGAAATGAAGCGCTTGCTTAAGCACCAGGAAGATCTGGATTTTTACATTTAG
- a CDS encoding ABC transporter substrate-binding protein, with amino-acid sequence MTRISLKHAKKTVIAAALAGSMATSAVAGEVEVLHWWTSGGEARAISVLKEMVESEGHTWKDFAVAGGGGENAMTVLRARAVSGNPPASAQIKGLEIQEWGDLGFLATLDNVARAEGWDNVLPPVVSDVMKHEGSYVAVPVNVHRVNWMWVNPSALQRAGASVPTTMAELWETAEKLKAAGITPIAHGGQAWQDATTFESIALSVGGPEFFERAFVEHDQAALTGPDMLKTFEEFRKVRNYIDAGSPGRDWNIATAMVIRGEAGMQFMGDWAKGEFSAANMSPGSDYLCVPFPGTDGTFTFNIDSLAMFSQRNTANVEAQQTMARLVLSPEFQETFNLNKGSIPVRLDQNMAPFDECAVSAMNTFQETSQSGSGLVPSMAHGMSTTSAVSGAIFDVVTTYFNSNMSAQDGVRQLANAVRAAQ; translated from the coding sequence ATGACCCGTATCTCATTGAAACACGCTAAAAAGACTGTCATTGCCGCCGCCCTCGCAGGCTCTATGGCCACCAGCGCTGTTGCTGGTGAAGTAGAAGTGCTGCACTGGTGGACTTCCGGCGGTGAAGCGCGCGCCATCAGCGTGCTGAAAGAAATGGTCGAAAGCGAAGGCCATACGTGGAAAGACTTCGCGGTAGCCGGTGGTGGTGGTGAAAACGCCATGACTGTATTGCGCGCCCGTGCCGTTTCCGGCAACCCACCGGCGTCAGCTCAGATCAAAGGTCTGGAAATTCAGGAATGGGGTGACCTTGGTTTCCTCGCAACACTGGACAACGTAGCCCGTGCCGAAGGCTGGGACAACGTACTGCCACCCGTCGTATCGGACGTGATGAAGCACGAAGGTTCATATGTTGCCGTACCGGTTAACGTACACCGCGTAAACTGGATGTGGGTTAACCCTTCAGCCTTGCAGCGCGCCGGTGCCTCTGTACCGACCACCATGGCGGAACTGTGGGAAACCGCTGAGAAGCTGAAAGCGGCAGGCATCACGCCCATCGCACACGGCGGTCAGGCTTGGCAGGACGCGACTACGTTCGAGTCCATTGCGTTGAGCGTTGGCGGCCCTGAATTCTTCGAGCGTGCCTTCGTTGAACACGACCAAGCAGCGCTGACAGGCCCTGACATGCTGAAAACCTTTGAAGAGTTCCGCAAAGTGCGTAACTACATCGACGCTGGCTCACCAGGCCGTGATTGGAACATCGCTACCGCAATGGTTATTCGTGGTGAAGCCGGTATGCAGTTCATGGGTGACTGGGCAAAAGGTGAATTCTCAGCGGCTAACATGAGCCCAGGCAGTGACTACCTGTGTGTTCCTTTCCCAGGCACAGACGGTACCTTCACCTTCAACATTGACTCGCTGGCGATGTTCTCGCAGCGTAATACAGCGAACGTAGAAGCTCAGCAAACGATGGCACGCTTGGTGTTGTCACCGGAGTTCCAAGAAACCTTCAACCTGAACAAAGGCTCTATTCCCGTTCGTCTGGACCAGAATATGGCGCCTTTCGATGAGTGCGCAGTCAGTGCAATGAACACCTTCCAGGAGACTTCACAGTCTGGTTCTGGCTTGGTGCCTTCAATGGCGCACGGCATGTCCACCACCTCAGCAGTGAGCGGTGCGATCTTTGACGTGGTGACTACGTACTTCAACAGCAACATGAGTGCGCAAGACGGCGTACGTCAACTGGCCAACGCAGTCCGCGCGGCTCAGTAA
- a CDS encoding sn-glycerol-3-phosphate ABC transporter ATP-binding protein UgpC, translating to MASLIIDNVKKSFGSTDILKGISMDIEDGEFIILVGPSGCGKSTLMNCIAGLEEVTSGQICIDNDDITNVMPKDRDIAMVFQSYALYPNMNVYKNIAFGLEIRKLPKEEIEKEVQRVAALLQIEHLLKRKPGQLSGGQRQRVAMGRALARHPKIYLFDEPLSNLDAKLRVEMRTEIKKLHQRLGTTIVYVTHDQIEAMTLANRIAVMKDGHVQQFGTPQEVYDDPANLFVAGFMGSPAMNFIEVDIVEFENEVCVALEVSGTLHHLPIPKQEQTVRSRVGDRVILGIRPEQITHVVPYAEDQPNMVKFDGKVDVVEPTGADTLVLVNMNGQEVNCRVHPTEAVPPGDTMTFLMNMDKAVFFDLKTENRI from the coding sequence ATGGCTAGTTTAATTATTGATAACGTAAAAAAGTCCTTCGGCAGTACTGATATTCTGAAGGGCATCAGTATGGACATCGAAGATGGCGAATTCATCATCTTGGTTGGCCCATCGGGGTGTGGTAAGTCCACCTTGATGAACTGCATCGCCGGTTTGGAGGAAGTCACCTCCGGCCAGATCTGCATCGACAACGACGACATCACCAACGTGATGCCGAAAGACCGCGACATCGCCATGGTGTTTCAGTCCTACGCGCTCTACCCCAATATGAACGTGTACAAGAACATCGCTTTTGGCTTGGAAATTCGCAAGTTGCCGAAAGAAGAGATTGAAAAGGAAGTACAGCGCGTCGCTGCCCTGCTGCAGATCGAGCACCTGCTGAAGCGTAAGCCCGGCCAATTGTCCGGTGGTCAGCGCCAGCGTGTAGCCATGGGCCGTGCGTTAGCCCGGCATCCAAAGATCTACCTGTTCGACGAACCACTGTCCAACCTCGACGCCAAATTGCGCGTTGAAATGCGTACCGAAATCAAGAAGCTACACCAGCGCTTAGGCACCACCATTGTGTACGTGACGCACGACCAGATCGAAGCCATGACGCTGGCTAACCGCATAGCCGTGATGAAAGACGGTCACGTGCAGCAGTTCGGCACGCCGCAAGAAGTGTACGACGACCCGGCGAACCTTTTTGTCGCAGGCTTTATGGGTTCACCGGCTATGAACTTCATTGAAGTCGACATCGTGGAATTTGAAAATGAAGTCTGTGTAGCGTTGGAAGTCTCCGGCACCCTGCACCATCTGCCGATCCCCAAGCAAGAGCAAACCGTTCGCTCGCGTGTGGGTGACCGCGTAATCCTGGGTATACGCCCGGAACAGATTACGCACGTTGTCCCCTACGCAGAAGACCAACCCAACATGGTAAAGTTTGACGGTAAGGTCGATGTGGTCGAGCCGACCGGTGCCGACACCCTGGTATTGGTGAACATGAACGGCCAAGAGGTGAACTGCCGTGTACACCCTACGGAGGCTGTGCCGCCGGGCGACACCATGACGTTCTTGATGAACATGGACAAAGCGGTGTTCTTCGACCTCAAAACAGAAAACCGGATTTAA
- a CDS encoding carbohydrate ABC transporter permease has protein sequence MTNKRYAEITGRSILYAILAIMALYYLLPLMLMITTSFRSMDEIRLGQLIAWPETWTAEAWRLAWSEAQIGARSERGLKPYFINSIIMVIPAVTISTVIGALNGYVLSFWKFKGANLFFGMMLFGCFLPFQAILLPQAMVLGKLGISGSIVGLIFTHVVYGIAFTTLFFRNYYVTIPGELIKAAQLDGAGFWRIFWRIILPLSTPILVVSVIWQFTQIWNDFLFGVSFSDPSSQPVTVGLNNLVNSSTGERRYNVDMAGAIIAALPTLAVYVIAGKYFVRGLTAGSVKG, from the coding sequence ATGACCAATAAACGTTACGCCGAAATCACCGGCCGCAGCATTCTGTACGCCATATTGGCGATCATGGCCCTGTACTACCTGCTGCCGTTGATGCTGATGATCACCACTTCATTCCGTTCCATGGATGAGATCCGTCTCGGTCAATTGATCGCCTGGCCAGAAACCTGGACCGCTGAAGCGTGGCGCTTGGCGTGGAGCGAAGCGCAGATCGGCGCACGCTCAGAGCGCGGGCTGAAACCCTACTTCATCAACTCCATCATCATGGTTATTCCGGCGGTCACCATTTCCACCGTGATCGGCGCGTTGAACGGCTATGTACTGAGTTTCTGGAAATTCAAAGGCGCCAACCTGTTCTTCGGCATGATGTTGTTTGGCTGCTTCCTGCCGTTCCAAGCCATCTTGCTACCGCAAGCCATGGTATTGGGCAAGCTAGGCATCAGCGGCTCCATTGTCGGGCTGATCTTCACCCACGTGGTGTACGGCATTGCGTTCACGACGCTGTTTTTCCGTAACTACTACGTCACCATTCCCGGTGAGCTGATCAAAGCCGCGCAGCTGGACGGCGCCGGTTTCTGGCGTATCTTCTGGCGCATCATCTTGCCGTTGTCGACCCCTATATTGGTAGTCAGTGTGATCTGGCAGTTCACGCAGATCTGGAACGACTTTTTGTTTGGCGTGTCGTTCTCTGACCCGTCATCACAACCGGTGACGGTTGGTCTGAATAACTTGGTGAACAGCTCCACCGGTGAGCGCCGCTACAACGTGGACATGGCCGGGGCCATCATCGCTGCCCTGCCGACACTGGCGGTTTATGTCATCGCCGGTAAGTATTTTGTACGCGGATTAACAGCGGGCTCTGTTAAAGGTTAA
- a CDS encoding carbohydrate ABC transporter permease, producing MTQSLSSKSTSGTTRRTRHVSLGDRLASWIPKLVVSPTLLITLIFVYGFVIWTAVLSFTNSRILPRYDFVGWDNYVRLFANERWMVALKNLGVYAFLFIAICLIIGLLMAILLDQRIRAEGALRTIYLYPMALSFIVTGTVWKWMLNPQVGLEQFMISLGWESFRFDWIVNPDFSIYTVVIAAVWQSSGFVMALFLAGLRGVDDSIIKAAQIDGASPITIYTRIIIPSLRPVFFSAFIMLAHIAIKSFDLALALTGGGPGISSDLPAIFMFQFSFNRGQMGIGAASAMIMLLGIVAILVPFLYSELRVKKDD from the coding sequence ATGACCCAATCACTCTCTTCCAAGTCAACGAGCGGCACCACGCGTCGCACGCGACACGTCAGTCTGGGAGACCGACTCGCCAGCTGGATACCCAAGCTCGTCGTTTCGCCGACCTTGCTGATCACGCTGATCTTTGTCTATGGCTTTGTTATCTGGACAGCGGTTCTGTCGTTCACTAATTCGCGGATCTTGCCGCGTTACGATTTCGTCGGGTGGGACAACTACGTCCGCCTGTTTGCCAATGAACGCTGGATGGTAGCCCTGAAAAACCTTGGGGTTTACGCCTTCCTGTTCATCGCTATCTGCTTGATCATCGGCCTGCTGATGGCCATCTTGCTCGACCAGCGTATTCGCGCCGAAGGCGCTCTGCGCACCATCTATCTGTACCCCATGGCGCTCTCGTTCATTGTGACCGGTACCGTGTGGAAGTGGATGCTCAACCCCCAAGTGGGCTTGGAGCAATTTATGATCAGTCTCGGCTGGGAAAGTTTCCGCTTCGACTGGATTGTAAACCCCGATTTTTCCATCTACACCGTGGTCATTGCCGCCGTGTGGCAGTCATCCGGCTTTGTTATGGCCTTGTTCCTGGCTGGCCTGCGTGGCGTCGATGACAGCATCATCAAGGCCGCGCAAATCGACGGTGCGTCGCCCATCACGATTTATACGCGCATCATCATTCCAAGCCTGCGCCCGGTATTTTTCAGCGCCTTTATTATGCTGGCCCACATCGCCATCAAGTCGTTTGACCTTGCCTTGGCGCTGACCGGCGGTGGCCCAGGTATCAGTTCTGACCTGCCCGCCATCTTCATGTTCCAGTTCTCGTTCAACCGCGGACAAATGGGCATCGGTGCGGCATCGGCCATGATCATGTTGCTGGGTATCGTCGCCATACTGGTGCCCTTCTTGTATTCCGAGTTGCGGGTGAAGAAAGATGACTAA